The following proteins come from a genomic window of Palaemon carinicauda isolate YSFRI2023 chromosome 12, ASM3689809v2, whole genome shotgun sequence:
- the LOC137650774 gene encoding uncharacterized protein, translating to MGLSREGIERGYGGCGVGVRNYGGERVIDLAVAFDLAMINIFFEKKINKLMIYNSGGRESQIDLLLCERHHLTEVRNSKLINWESVAEQHRSVVIDCRLRNCRRSKKKRMDPKIKWWKLKGEELRVLFKERVLEAVRLHDHVQEWWTENSKVILRIGEQVLGKSSEKRPPNDKESWW from the coding sequence atgggacttagtagggaagggatagagagagggtATGGAGGTTGTGGTGTGGGTGTGAGAAAttatgggggagaaagagtgattgatctTGCAGTGGCTTtcgacctagcaatgatcaacatcttctttgagaaaaagattaacaaaCTGATGATTTACAatagcggtggcagggagagccagatagatttgctgctgtgtgaGAGACACCATCTGACGGAGGTTAGAAATTCCAAGTTGATAAATTGGGAGAGTGTAGCAGAGCAACACAGGtcagtggtaattgattgcagactaaggaattgtaggagaagtaaaaagaagagaatggacccaaagattaagtggtggaaattgaaaggggaagaactgAGAgttttgtttaaggaaagagtgctggaagcagtaaggttgcATGAccatgtacaagaatggtggaccgagaatagtaaagtgattctaaggatcggtgagcaagtacttggaaagtcatcagaaaaaagacccccaaatgataaagaatcgtggtggtag